The Parashewanella spongiae genome has a window encoding:
- a CDS encoding right-handed parallel beta-helix repeat-containing protein, which produces MKYLLLILSVLAGLSRAETVEMLPPQPLAQSIMAPSLPDISMYNLQWVKNKRPKLDSPPTIALEKIYDINAFQEFSKGIRAIEWVKRQTTYPQAIVIKYGVATLDDLVKQVDGKYFQRLADGVYISRLPIIISSKATLIISKDTNADKLLLSQTKGAFILNAGNVFFIETQIIGWDEHRNAPAFFKHKKSFRPFITGQGLSNTHLVASTFKHLGYFQSKSYGVLLTSVPKKHSDAVHDNPNGWFIDNFFEDIYYGFYSYEAEDTVIVGNTYFDNIVYGIDPHDYSKRLVIANNTTHKTRQLHGIIVSRGVEDSWIFNNKSFDNNGNGVVLDRQSKNNVIAYNHSYNNKGDGITLFESPDALIYGNVIHNNGKHGIRIRNSQHVTSAKNIIKGNGQLGVYIYTADPNGKERGLVLDPYVKKASYASIHDQFIHNKSGALGSDKLYPLVVSGAFLRVSSDKSGAMFTGGYAPFNQKILKAIEKDNKAVAFVKKGE; this is translated from the coding sequence ATGAAATATTTACTTTTAATACTTTCGGTTCTAGCAGGGTTATCTAGGGCGGAAACAGTTGAAATGCTGCCGCCGCAACCATTAGCGCAGTCGATTATGGCTCCGTCATTACCCGATATATCCATGTACAATTTACAATGGGTTAAGAATAAACGCCCTAAATTGGATAGTCCGCCCACAATTGCGCTTGAAAAAATATATGATATTAATGCATTTCAAGAGTTCTCTAAAGGTATTAGAGCCATTGAGTGGGTAAAAAGGCAAACAACTTACCCACAAGCAATTGTAATTAAATATGGTGTGGCTACATTAGACGATTTAGTCAAACAAGTGGATGGAAAATATTTTCAACGCCTTGCTGATGGTGTTTATATATCGCGACTGCCTATTATTATTTCGAGTAAAGCAACACTCATCATTAGTAAAGACACCAATGCTGACAAATTATTATTAAGTCAAACGAAAGGTGCGTTTATATTAAATGCTGGAAATGTATTTTTTATCGAAACACAAATCATTGGCTGGGATGAGCATCGCAATGCCCCTGCTTTTTTTAAACATAAGAAATCCTTTAGGCCCTTTATAACAGGGCAAGGTTTATCGAATACACACTTAGTAGCGTCTACATTTAAACATTTAGGTTATTTTCAGTCTAAATCCTATGGAGTATTGCTAACCAGTGTACCTAAAAAACATAGTGATGCAGTTCATGACAACCCTAACGGTTGGTTTATTGATAATTTTTTTGAAGATATTTATTATGGTTTTTATTCTTATGAAGCAGAGGATACCGTCATAGTGGGAAACACGTACTTTGATAATATCGTTTATGGGATTGATCCCCACGATTATTCAAAACGTTTAGTGATTGCTAATAACACTACCCACAAAACAAGGCAGCTTCATGGGATCATCGTATCTCGGGGAGTTGAAGACAGCTGGATATTTAATAATAAATCTTTTGATAACAACGGTAATGGGGTTGTGTTAGACAGGCAAAGTAAAAATAACGTCATTGCTTACAATCATTCATACAACAACAAAGGTGATGGAATTACGCTTTTCGAAAGCCCAGACGCATTGATATACGGCAACGTAATTCACAATAATGGCAAGCATGGTATTAGAATACGCAACAGTCAGCATGTCACTTCAGCAAAAAATATTATTAAAGGAAACGGTCAATTAGGGGTATACATTTACACGGCTGACCCGAATGGTAAAGAAAGGGGTCTCGTCTTAGACCCTTATGTAAAAAAAGCCAGTTATGCTTCAATCCATGACCAATTTATACACAATAAATCAGGTGCATTAGGCTCAGATAAGCTCTATCCCTTGGTGGTTTCTGGTGCGTTTTTAAGAGTGTCAAGTGATAAGTCTGGTGCAATGTTTACAGGTGGTTATGCTCCATTTAACCAAAAGATATTAAAGGCCATAGAAAAAGATAATAAAGCCGTCGCGTTTGTAAAAAAAGGAGAATAG
- a CDS encoding alginate export family protein codes for MMCRPFLFCSVLLCLSTSTLASSPSWNHKVNVDLGYVDESDRDLGHSDGGASRNGYVRLTGQADYQVTPDLLFMAKARGFYSTNSINLEPEEGGQSSDGYLALQQLYFTMENILTPTLSASIGHKRLKENSGLWWDRNITMASVNYDRSLFSGFVAIAEQVNSFRTDGSDYQNKDTDIFRIMAGTSWQWKYHHYFDVNYSYINDHSGAKNTRLDEVNNGIDLLDPKTHWIGIHPHGQYPINDNFSLSYNGQYIIQKGQVTRYETGNRQVSTAQEKDVDAWLVQSDLQLEFNSKYQPVLGVQYVTTSDNSDSDTEGRFFQTGLQSNRSRITANGTSITRYNDAFRPELSNISIIGTYLGIKFSETINLNLVVNKFSRVNSDLNIGYSGINSPLVVGEKDLGVGADVVVNYNNAVNGDFFKASIVQLRLSSFYPGDAYSQQDGKKHRIWLNWRVNI; via the coding sequence CAGACCATTTTTGTTTTGTTCAGTGTTGTTATGCTTATCAACAAGTACGTTAGCTTCATCTCCATCTTGGAATCATAAAGTAAACGTTGACTTAGGTTATGTTGATGAAAGTGATAGAGATTTAGGGCACTCTGATGGTGGAGCAAGCCGTAACGGATATGTTCGACTTACGGGACAAGCCGATTATCAAGTAACACCTGACCTATTGTTTATGGCAAAAGCAAGAGGATTTTACTCCACGAATAGCATTAATTTAGAACCCGAAGAAGGTGGGCAGTCTTCAGACGGTTATTTAGCGCTTCAGCAGTTATATTTTACGATGGAGAACATATTAACTCCAACTCTAAGCGCTTCTATTGGTCATAAACGGCTTAAAGAAAACTCAGGATTATGGTGGGATCGTAATATCACCATGGCAAGCGTCAATTATGATCGTAGTTTGTTCAGCGGTTTCGTGGCAATAGCAGAGCAAGTGAATAGTTTTCGAACTGATGGCAGTGATTATCAAAATAAAGATACTGATATATTTAGAATAATGGCCGGCACATCATGGCAATGGAAATATCACCATTATTTTGATGTTAACTATAGCTATATTAATGATCATAGCGGAGCTAAAAATACTAGGTTAGATGAAGTAAACAATGGAATTGATCTACTTGATCCCAAAACACATTGGATTGGCATTCATCCTCATGGGCAGTATCCAATAAATGATAATTTTTCTCTTAGCTATAACGGACAGTACATAATACAAAAAGGTCAAGTTACCAGATATGAAACTGGTAATCGACAAGTCTCGACGGCTCAAGAAAAGGACGTCGATGCTTGGTTAGTTCAAAGCGACCTTCAGTTAGAATTTAATTCAAAATATCAACCCGTTTTAGGTGTTCAATACGTTACGACTTCAGATAACAGTGATTCCGACACCGAAGGCCGTTTTTTTCAAACTGGCCTTCAAAGCAACCGTTCTCGTATAACGGCCAACGGAACCAGTATTACACGGTATAACGACGCATTTCGTCCTGAACTATCAAACATCAGCATAATAGGTACTTATTTAGGCATAAAATTCAGCGAGACCATAAACCTTAATCTTGTGGTAAACAAATTCTCTAGGGTCAATTCAGATCTAAATATTGGTTATTCTGGGATTAATTCGCCATTAGTTGTTGGTGAAAAAGATCTAGGCGTTGGTGCTGATGTTGTTGTTAATTACAACAATGCGGTTAACGGTGATTTCTTTAAAGCCAGTATTGTACAATTACGGCTTTCGAGCTTTTATCCAGGGGACGCTTACAGCCAGCAAGACGGGAAAAAACATCGAATATGGTTGAACTGGAGAGTTAACATCTAA